One segment of Gadus chalcogrammus isolate NIFS_2021 unplaced genomic scaffold, NIFS_Gcha_1.0 GACHA085, whole genome shotgun sequence DNA contains the following:
- the LOC130378525 gene encoding transcription factor Adf-1-like, with protein sequence MSDESLITAVSECPVLYDLTLKAYHDLTKRNQAWRDISSMLGVTAEVSRKKWKYLRDKYLRERKAERDRKKSGAGATSFKRWKYMAIMGFLELHVKERVSSSNMEQGDYSRQEIAPEILALLAPSMSPQREVGL encoded by the exons atgtcGGACGAAAGCTTGATAACAGCTGTGAGCGAGTGTCCGGTCCTGTACGACCTCACGTTGAAGGCCTACCACGACCTAACAAAACGCAACCAGGCCTGGCGAGACATTTCATCTATGCTGGGCGTTACAG CTGAAGTGTCCCGCAAGAAATGGAAGTACTTGCGGGATAAATatttgagggagaggaaggcagagagggacaggaagaaAAGTGGGGCCGGTGCCACCTCTTTCAAGAGGTGGAAGTATATGGCGATCATgggcttcctggagctccatgtGAAGGAGAGGGTATCTTCTAGTAATATGGAGCAGGGAGATTATAGCCGGCAGGAAATAGCACCGGAGATCTTGGCCCTGCTAGCGCCCAGTATGTCTCCCCAAcgagaggtaggcctataa